In a single window of the Carassius carassius chromosome 26, fCarCar2.1, whole genome shotgun sequence genome:
- the LOC132106052 gene encoding zinc finger protein 883-like codes for MVFVKEEIEENTSEIKEEEPETWKIKEEEPETLIIKEEEPETLIIKEEEPETLIIKEEESETRKIKQEEQGEFIEEREENKKWSEVEDKNHVKTGEKPLSCSQTKQKDLKKRRAKNTFICTQCGKSLTSKYNLDFHMRFHTGEKLFICKQCGKSFTQKRSLMAHMSEKIHTGEKPYKCSHCDKRFSNSGDLKKHERIHTGEKPYTCNQCEKCFKHSSQLKDHMNIHTGEKPCSCDQCNKTFLSASDLKKHLTVHTKEKPYSCYLGGKSFSSFSVLKIHQKTHTGVKKYKCSECEITFTSVGSLKQHERIHTGEKPYECSHCDKRFTQSGYLKIHEKIHTGEKPFECSHCDKRFTQSGYLKKHERIHTGEKPFECSHCDKRFNRSADLKTHERIHTGEKPYKCLHCDKRFKQSSHLKTHERIHTGEKPIKCSHCDQRFNNSLSLKTHERIHTGEKPYHCTECAKRFSHSSALHIHTKNYHSKAPYKQRCL; via the exons ATGGTGTTTGTTAAAGAGGAGATTGAGGAGAACACGAGTGAAATAaaagaagaggaaccagaaacctggaaaataaaagaagaggaaccagaaaccttgataataaaagaagaggaaccagaaaccttgataataaaagaagaggaaccagaaaccttgATAATAAAAGAAGAGGAATCAGAAACCCGgaaaataaaacaagaggaacaagGAG agtttattGAAGAAAGAGAGGAGAACAAAAAATGGAGTGAGGTTGAGGATAAAAATCATGTCaaaactggagaaaaaccttTGAGTTGCTCTCAAACCAAACAGAAAGATCTAAAGAAAAGAAGAGCCAAGAATACTTTCAtatgcactcagtgtggaaagagtttgacAAGCAAATATAATCTTGATTTTCACATGAgatttcacactggagagaaactgttCATTTGTAAACAATGTGGGAAGAGTTTTACACAAAAAAGAAGCCTTATGGCACATATGAGCGAgaagatccacactggagaaaaaccttacaagtgttcacactgtgacaagagattcagtaatTCAGGAGAcctgaaaaaacatgagaggatccacactggagaaaaaccgtACACATGTAATCAGTGTGAGAAGTGTTTCAAACACTCATCACAACTTAAGgatcacatgaacatccacactggagagaaaccgtgcTCATGTGatcaatgtaataaaacatttttgagcGCTTCAGACCTGAAGAAACACCTGACAGTTCATACAAAGGAGAAGCCGTATTCATGTTATTTGGGTGGAAAGAGTTTTTCAAGTTTTTCAGTTTTGAAAATACATCAGAAAACACATACTGGTGtaaaaaagtacaagtgctcCGAGTGTGAAATCACTTTTACTTCAGTGGGCAGTTTAAAACagcatgagaggatccacactggagaaaaaccttatgagtgttcacactgtgacaagagattcactcAGTCAGGATACCTGAAAATACATGAgaagatccacactggagagaaaccttttgagtgttcacactgtgacaagagattcactcAGTCAGGATAcctgaaaaaacatgagaggatccacactggagagaaaccttttgagtgttcacactgtgacaagagattcaataGGTCAGCAgacctgaaaacacatgagaggatccacactggagagaaaccttataagtgtttacattgtgacaagagattcaaacAGTCATCACATctaaaaacacatgagaggatccacactggagagaaacctatTAAGTGTTCACATTGTGACCAGAGATTCAATAATTCAttaagtctgaaaacacatgagaggatccacactggagagaaaccgtatcacTGCACTGAATGTGCGAAGCGCTTCAGTCATTCATCTgctttacacatacatacaaaaaacTATCACAGTAAGGCCCCGTACAAACAGAGATGCCTTTAG